One window of the Neorickettsia findlayensis genome contains the following:
- a CDS encoding NAD-glutamate dehydrogenase codes for MEKNTYSQFIATIVSSVENGLSENFVSFVEQFYATLPTEKYAEIKLFSEIANEAYSFLKERLPHQRKIEIFTLSKVPDILQKDRVAIFILNPDIPFLVDSFTGEIKANGFTVYRRLNVVLSVERNQDGELTKIHKKESPANFGNESFIYFLVSSASPEKISELQKKLEDVSRLVANVVADWGRMLTVLENEIQRIDSSDPAKQKNPSCSLSDEVTAFLKWLNDDNFIFLGYDEYRLVGKKLEKEPTFSLGISKFETELGGDDKFREYKGVLHIGRSRYVSRVHRRVNADCIRIKCLSENGEVIGEKRFLGLFTSLAHYRDVRLIPILRRKIENIERMSGFVKGGHNHKSLLALMQGMSKGELFQTSSEELHKICKGMISLAVKPSLRVFIRRDEVGMFIYCVVFVPNAQFSMKLRYKIRDFLTKTFNGTLADEYVVIGESGLVRLQFVFNVGSFISSCTDEEIEERLTSMAKDWEDELGQLITDSVLKKEEKLKYREYVGKFPESYKESFDVASAYGDIGKICNVTREKLIEVKLYEERKHRYLKIYFPEGKLELYQLILVIENMAMEVVEHNCYRIKCTPGVMIHHFLLKSGEEMLFPLSQIKDKFEDSLLRILNEQLENDGYNALVVLAGLSWREVVLLRVFAGYLKQVSFKYNPAYIQAALSHVPEAAVLIIKMFHMRFSQEIDDAVRNEEIKILKAKLEELLSSVTNIIYDNIIRALAGLCFAILRTNYYMNKEYISIKVSSKEVSDMPLPKPFVEVFVYHSQFEAIHLRGGKVARGGIRWSDRIQDFRVEILGLMKAQMAKNTAIIPVGSKGGFVIKKSIEDRKLMAEMAIRYYQDFLRGLLDLTDNIVDGKCQKVKDIVTYDADDCYLVVAADKGTANFSNYANDVSAEYSFWLGDAFASGGSHGYDHKKLGITARGAWISLEMAFWEKFGELKKKEFTVVGIGDMSGDVFGNGMLLSDELKLVAAFNHVHIFVDPNPVNPKASFEERKRLFNMPASTWKDYNPSIISRGGGVFLRSEKAIRVSSEVKELFEISEDILTPDELIKHILQADVDVIWNGGIGTYVKSSQESNDVVGDKSNDNVRVDGKNIRASIFIEGGNLGCTQFGRIEYAAKGGIINTDFIDNCAGVSCSDMEVNIKIALSSAVKSRKITLEERDALLVAIEPEVVKLILLNINRVQSLMMAMEIMRSGRQLEQYQNLLNKLVKVGLLDRKVEFLPSDDEIKRLFAEGRSFERPQLAVLSAYSKMYIYEKIITSNLPDEKILNRYLINYFPTLMRERFMSEILNHPLRREIIATKLANDIINRFGCTFVQNIVQNTGFSSKEVIYVLVAVMEIYELSPIFDELENFIGKVDIHSFHGIDSIFVQFLNRSVHWLLKNCLNPINIISLVEDFSQEIREISQRLVEILDAASLKKYQDSLCVFESIGLPTELSAKLASLGFIEAALGIVQTRRIILENDDHKIDCLTVGRIYFNVGAALSLSSLREMACEKFENGSYWQRMSVYCLLDELCKEQFAFTREIAKYVTEDVDYSASIEKWSSKYSAKLERYKSFYNEVASSGELDMNKFMVLVKRLRSMLLKEY; via the coding sequence ATGGAAAAAAACACATATTCGCAATTTATCGCAACCATAGTCTCGAGTGTTGAGAATGGGTTATCCGAAAATTTCGTATCATTTGTGGAACAGTTTTATGCAACACTACCAACCGAAAAGTATGCAGAAATAAAGTTGTTTTCTGAGATTGCAAATGAGGCTTATAGTTTTTTGAAGGAACGTTTGCCGCATCAAAGGAAAATTGAGATTTTTACCCTATCGAAAGTACCGGATATTTTACAGAAGGACCGGGTAGCAATATTCATTTTAAATCCTGATATTCCATTTTTAGTCGACTCTTTTACCGGAGAAATTAAGGCGAATGGTTTTACTGTATACAGACGTTTGAACGTTGTTTTATCAGTCGAAAGAAACCAAGACGGAGAATTAACAAAAATACATAAGAAGGAGAGTCCTGCTAACTTTGGGAATGAGTCTTTCATTTACTTTCTTGTTAGTTCTGCATCACCTGAAAAAATCTCCGAACTACAGAAAAAGCTTGAAGATGTAAGTAGGCTTGTTGCAAATGTAGTTGCTGATTGGGGAAGAATGCTTACTGTTTTGGAAAATGAGATTCAGAGAATTGATTCTTCTGATCCTGCAAAGCAAAAAAATCCAAGCTGTTCGCTCAGTGATGAGGTTACTGCGTTTCTTAAATGGTTAAACGACGATAATTTCATTTTCCTAGGTTACGACGAATATAGATTGGTGGGTAAAAAACTTGAAAAAGAGCCTACTTTTTCTCTTGGTATTTCAAAATTTGAAACAGAGCTCGGCGGTGACGATAAGTTTAGAGAGTATAAGGGAGTTCTACATATTGGCAGATCTAGGTATGTTTCTCGTGTCCATAGACGCGTCAATGCCGATTGTATAAGAATCAAGTGTCTCTCAGAAAATGGAGAAGTAATCGGAGAAAAGAGATTTCTCGGTCTATTTACGTCTCTAGCACACTATAGAGATGTAAGGTTGATACCTATCTTGCGTAGAAAAATAGAGAATATCGAAAGAATGTCAGGTTTCGTGAAGGGTGGGCATAATCATAAATCCCTACTAGCATTAATGCAGGGCATGTCCAAAGGGGAGCTGTTTCAGACTTCAAGTGAGGAACTCCACAAGATTTGCAAAGGTATGATCTCTTTGGCCGTTAAGCCAAGTCTGAGGGTTTTCATCAGAAGAGATGAAGTAGGGATGTTTATTTATTGTGTTGTTTTTGTTCCAAATGCACAGTTTAGTATGAAACTGCGCTACAAGATCAGAGATTTCCTCACAAAAACCTTTAATGGTACTCTAGCAGATGAATATGTTGTAATTGGCGAGTCTGGGCTTGTTAGACTGCAATTTGTCTTCAATGTCGGTTCTTTTATTTCCTCGTGCACGGATGAAGAAATAGAAGAAAGACTGACCTCAATGGCAAAGGACTGGGAAGATGAGCTTGGACAATTGATTACAGATTCTGTGCTTAAAAAAGAGGAAAAATTAAAATACAGGGAGTACGTTGGAAAATTTCCAGAAAGTTATAAAGAATCTTTTGATGTCGCCTCGGCTTATGGGGATATTGGAAAAATATGCAATGTCACGCGAGAGAAACTTATAGAAGTTAAACTCTATGAAGAAAGAAAACATCGCTATTTAAAGATATATTTTCCTGAAGGGAAATTAGAACTCTACCAGCTGATATTAGTTATCGAAAATATGGCAATGGAGGTGGTGGAGCATAATTGCTATAGGATTAAATGCACACCTGGAGTGATGATACACCATTTTCTCCTAAAAAGCGGTGAAGAGATGCTTTTTCCTCTCTCTCAAATAAAAGATAAGTTTGAGGATTCACTGCTAAGAATTCTTAATGAGCAGTTGGAAAATGATGGTTACAATGCTCTGGTAGTCTTGGCAGGTTTATCTTGGCGTGAAGTTGTTCTATTACGTGTTTTTGCTGGATACCTGAAGCAGGTATCTTTTAAGTATAATCCCGCATATATACAAGCAGCACTGTCGCATGTTCCGGAAGCTGCAGTGTTGATTATTAAGATGTTTCACATGCGTTTTTCACAGGAAATAGATGACGCTGTGAGAAATGAAGAAATCAAAATTCTGAAGGCAAAGCTTGAGGAGCTTCTGTCGTCAGTGACTAACATAATTTATGATAATATCATTAGGGCCCTTGCAGGACTATGCTTCGCGATACTGCGGACAAATTATTACATGAACAAAGAGTATATCTCAATTAAAGTTTCCTCCAAGGAAGTTTCTGACATGCCTCTTCCTAAGCCCTTTGTAGAGGTTTTTGTTTACCACAGTCAATTCGAAGCGATACATCTGAGAGGCGGAAAGGTTGCACGTGGCGGCATCAGATGGTCCGATAGAATTCAAGATTTCCGTGTTGAAATTCTCGGGCTTATGAAAGCTCAGATGGCAAAAAATACTGCTATTATCCCTGTTGGTTCAAAGGGAGGCTTCGTTATCAAGAAAAGTATAGAAGATAGGAAGCTTATGGCTGAGATGGCAATTCGATATTATCAGGATTTCTTAAGGGGTTTGCTCGATCTTACAGATAATATTGTCGACGGGAAGTGTCAAAAAGTGAAGGATATTGTCACTTATGATGCGGATGACTGCTATCTTGTGGTTGCTGCAGATAAGGGTACAGCCAATTTTTCAAATTACGCAAACGATGTTTCTGCAGAGTATAGTTTCTGGCTCGGTGATGCCTTTGCTTCGGGTGGTTCACATGGATATGATCATAAAAAGTTGGGAATTACTGCGCGTGGTGCATGGATCTCTCTTGAGATGGCTTTCTGGGAGAAGTTTGGTGAGTTAAAGAAAAAAGAGTTTACAGTTGTCGGTATAGGTGATATGTCTGGCGACGTATTTGGAAATGGGATGCTGCTTTCAGACGAACTGAAGCTCGTTGCTGCATTTAACCACGTGCATATTTTTGTGGATCCGAATCCAGTTAATCCAAAGGCCTCTTTCGAGGAAAGGAAACGGCTTTTCAATATGCCTGCATCAACCTGGAAAGACTATAACCCTTCCATTATCTCACGAGGTGGAGGCGTTTTTTTGCGTAGTGAAAAAGCCATACGGGTCAGTAGCGAAGTAAAGGAGCTTTTCGAGATATCCGAGGATATCCTTACCCCAGATGAGTTGATTAAACATATTCTTCAGGCAGATGTAGATGTTATTTGGAATGGTGGAATAGGAACGTATGTTAAGTCTTCTCAAGAAAGTAACGATGTAGTCGGAGATAAGTCTAACGATAATGTAAGGGTCGATGGGAAAAATATTAGAGCTTCGATCTTTATTGAAGGTGGAAACTTAGGTTGCACGCAGTTCGGTAGGATAGAATATGCTGCGAAGGGTGGAATTATAAACACAGACTTTATAGATAACTGTGCTGGTGTGTCGTGTTCCGATATGGAGGTCAATATAAAAATTGCCCTTTCCAGCGCTGTAAAATCGAGGAAGATTACGCTTGAAGAACGGGATGCTCTGCTGGTAGCAATAGAGCCAGAAGTAGTTAAATTAATACTTCTGAATATAAACAGGGTTCAGTCTCTTATGATGGCGATGGAGATAATGAGATCCGGTAGACAACTTGAACAGTATCAGAATTTGCTAAACAAGCTAGTTAAAGTGGGTCTTTTAGATAGGAAGGTAGAGTTTTTACCCTCCGATGACGAAATAAAACGCCTGTTCGCAGAAGGTAGAAGCTTTGAGCGACCTCAGTTAGCTGTGTTATCAGCTTACAGCAAGATGTACATCTATGAAAAAATTATAACTTCTAACTTGCCAGATGAAAAGATTTTGAATCGCTATCTTATAAATTATTTTCCAACCCTGATGCGGGAAAGGTTCATGAGTGAGATCTTAAATCATCCTCTTAGACGTGAGATCATTGCAACGAAGCTTGCTAACGACATCATTAACAGATTTGGATGTACGTTTGTTCAAAACATAGTTCAGAACACTGGTTTCTCATCTAAAGAGGTAATCTATGTGCTTGTTGCAGTTATGGAAATATATGAACTCTCCCCAATTTTTGATGAGCTCGAGAATTTTATTGGGAAAGTGGATATTCATTCTTTTCATGGTATTGATTCGATCTTTGTGCAATTTTTAAACCGTTCAGTGCATTGGTTGCTCAAAAATTGTCTGAATCCAATAAACATTATCTCACTTGTAGAAGATTTCTCTCAAGAAATTAGAGAAATAAGTCAAAGATTAGTGGAAATCCTTGACGCTGCTTCTCTTAAAAAGTATCAAGACTCGCTTTGTGTATTTGAATCTATTGGTCTACCAACTGAACTGAGTGCTAAATTAGCAAGCTTGGGATTTATTGAAGCTGCTTTGGGAATTGTACAGACCCGTAGGATCATTCTTGAGAATGATGATCACAAAATAGATTGTCTGACTGTCGGACGGATTTATTTTAATGTAGGTGCAGCTTTATCTCTTTCCTCTTTAAGGGAAATGGCATGCGAAAAGTTTGAAAATGGTTCTTACTGGCAAAGAATGTCCGTGTATTGTCTGCTAGATGAACTCTGTAAAGAGCAGTTTGCATTTACTCGTGAAATTGCAAAATATGTCACCGAAGACGTTGACTACAGTGCATCAATTGAAAAGTGGAGTAGTAAGTACTCTGCAAAACTTGAGCGCTATAAGTCATTTTATAACGAGGTTGCGTCTTCTGGAGAACTTGATATGAA
- a CDS encoding glutamyl-tRNA amidotransferase: MQDHILLRSGALAGVVLSEDDLKEFSPQVEILLGWEKGISKMAKQRKSNPRVKLMQEKLFTFSFEEESRCDEIRSHVKTEHGYFVVPKVIG; encoded by the coding sequence ATGCAGGACCACATTCTTCTCAGGAGCGGAGCTCTTGCTGGGGTTGTTCTTTCAGAAGATGACTTAAAAGAATTCTCACCGCAAGTAGAAATTCTTCTTGGTTGGGAAAAGGGAATTTCAAAAATGGCAAAGCAAAGAAAGAGTAATCCTCGAGTAAAGTTAATGCAAGAGAAGCTCTTTACATTCAGCTTTGAAGAGGAGTCTCGCTGCGATGAAATACGGTCGCACGTTAAGACTGAGCACGGATATTTTGTCGTCCCGAAAGTGATTGGCTAA
- a CDS encoding glutamate--tRNA ligase: MITRFAPSPTGLIHLGNARTALIAYFTARSSGGEFILRIDDTDVTRIKSEYVDKIFTDLLWLGIEEDLCIKQSERCELYANAVVKLKESGRIYACYETPEELEIERRALLARGLPPVYRKKTEPKHSIRPPYYRFELNPDQVVTWEDKLRGKIVIDLHSTSDPIVIRENGTYTYMLPSVVDDIECRISTIIRGEDHISNTAVQIQIFEALGCTEIPSFAHMPLLKMRTGKMSKRAGGNEIQAFRENHIEPEVVCLYLLNLGAKSQATFENFKNYSNFNLENYSSSSSVTVLEDEVYALNADFLRLSTYEDLAKRLGGVSKPFWDAVKNNVKFISDVNYWWEICTTEAKIYSGTECNTQLIRDAILLLPQEEVSPETYRRWVGLIVEKCGYNRKEVHINLRLALTGKGGGPEMANILPFIGRKRILIRLNDLLS, encoded by the coding sequence ATGATTACCCGTTTTGCACCAAGTCCAACTGGACTCATTCATTTAGGAAATGCAAGAACAGCACTAATTGCATACTTTACAGCTCGATCTTCTGGAGGCGAATTTATTTTGAGAATCGATGATACGGATGTCACAAGAATCAAGAGTGAATACGTAGACAAGATTTTTACAGACTTGTTATGGCTTGGGATTGAGGAAGATCTCTGTATCAAACAATCTGAGCGATGTGAGCTTTATGCAAATGCAGTAGTTAAGCTAAAAGAAAGTGGAAGGATTTATGCCTGTTATGAGACACCTGAAGAGCTTGAGATAGAACGTAGAGCACTTTTAGCTCGCGGTCTTCCACCCGTATACAGAAAAAAAACTGAACCTAAGCATTCAATCCGGCCTCCATACTATCGTTTTGAACTCAATCCTGATCAGGTGGTTACGTGGGAGGATAAGCTTCGAGGAAAAATAGTAATAGATTTACATAGCACGAGTGATCCAATTGTTATAAGGGAAAATGGTACTTACACATATATGTTGCCTTCGGTTGTTGACGATATTGAGTGCAGAATTAGTACTATTATTCGTGGTGAGGATCATATCTCTAACACTGCTGTGCAGATACAGATTTTTGAAGCACTGGGGTGCACTGAAATTCCAAGTTTTGCTCATATGCCACTGCTGAAAATGCGTACTGGGAAGATGTCTAAAAGAGCTGGCGGTAACGAAATACAAGCATTTAGAGAAAATCACATAGAGCCTGAAGTGGTATGCCTATACTTGTTAAATCTGGGCGCCAAGTCTCAAGCTACTTTTGAGAATTTTAAGAATTATAGCAATTTTAATTTGGAAAATTATTCTTCGTCTTCATCCGTGACTGTTTTAGAAGATGAAGTCTATGCTCTTAATGCTGATTTTTTGCGTCTTTCTACCTATGAAGATCTTGCAAAACGTTTGGGAGGTGTATCAAAACCTTTCTGGGATGCTGTTAAAAATAACGTAAAATTTATTTCTGATGTAAATTATTGGTGGGAAATATGTACTACTGAGGCTAAAATTTACTCTGGTACCGAGTGCAATACACAACTTATCAGAGATGCTATATTGCTACTTCCTCAGGAAGAAGTCTCTCCCGAGACATATAGACGGTGGGTTGGTCTAATCGTGGAAAAGTGCGGATATAATAGGAAAGAGGTTCATATCAATCTGAGACTTGCATTAACTGGAAAAGGAGGTGGTCCAGAAATGGCAAATATTCTTCCGTTCATAGGTAGAAAGAGAATATTGATCAGACTGAACGATTTACTTAGCTGA
- a CDS encoding Na+/H+ antiporter subunit E, with translation MHKGFMLPILSLIAFWLILSGQKSMFLFVFGLSAAALSYVSYLFFLRSSFDFSVVFSFRFLRYVLWLIAQIFLSSFSLLKLVYSSHIPHLNCSRQFVTEEELFENDVINVIFGLSVTLTPGTVTVMMDNQRICFHCFSKEFTSGISEMKKRISDSLLR, from the coding sequence ATGCATAAAGGTTTCATGTTGCCGATACTTTCTCTGATTGCATTTTGGCTGATTCTTTCAGGTCAAAAGTCGATGTTTCTTTTTGTTTTTGGATTGTCTGCTGCAGCGCTTTCTTATGTTTCTTATTTGTTTTTCTTGCGATCTTCATTTGATTTTTCCGTTGTTTTTTCTTTTCGCTTCTTGAGATATGTGTTGTGGCTCATAGCACAGATCTTTTTGTCATCCTTCTCACTTTTAAAGCTTGTTTACTCCAGTCATATACCGCATCTTAATTGCAGTAGACAATTCGTTACTGAGGAGGAGTTATTCGAGAATGATGTAATTAACGTCATTTTTGGACTTTCTGTTACGCTTACTCCAGGCACAGTGACGGTTATGATGGATAATCAGCGTATTTGTTTTCATTGTTTCAGCAAAGAATTTACTTCTGGGATATCTGAGATGAAGAAGCGTATTTCCGATTCTCTTCTCAGATGA
- a CDS encoding ribonucleotide-diphosphate reductase subunit beta: MSLLEPRLSYKPFQYDWAYRAWEIQQQIHWLPEEIPMADDVQDWHHKICSTEKNLLTQIFRFFTQADVEVHDCYMRHYAGVFKPPEICMMLTAFANMETIHIAAYAHLLDTVGMPETEYLAFTKYRQMKEKCEYLKAFKMDTPTEIAKTLAVYGAFTEGLQLFASFAILLNFPRFNKMKGMGQIIAYSVRDETLHSNSITKLFRTFLLENDIDKLKLEAEIREICDAMVHHEDAFIDLAFEMGDVEGLKASEVKEYIRYIANLRLKQLGFSEIYEQKVNPLLWLEAVLNTVEHTNFFENKATEYSKAATKGTWDEAFNFSDA; this comes from the coding sequence ATGTCTCTCCTAGAGCCCCGTCTCTCGTACAAACCGTTTCAGTACGATTGGGCGTACCGAGCTTGGGAAATACAACAGCAGATTCATTGGTTGCCAGAAGAGATTCCTATGGCTGATGATGTGCAGGATTGGCATCATAAGATATGTAGTACGGAAAAAAATTTACTAACTCAGATTTTTCGTTTTTTTACTCAAGCAGATGTTGAAGTTCATGACTGTTATATGAGGCATTATGCTGGTGTTTTTAAGCCGCCGGAAATCTGTATGATGCTTACTGCCTTTGCAAATATGGAAACCATACATATAGCTGCTTATGCGCACTTACTGGATACGGTTGGTATGCCAGAAACAGAATATCTTGCCTTCACAAAGTACAGACAAATGAAGGAAAAATGTGAGTATCTGAAGGCTTTCAAGATGGACACTCCAACTGAAATAGCAAAGACGCTTGCTGTATATGGCGCATTTACTGAGGGACTTCAATTATTTGCATCGTTTGCGATTCTGTTAAACTTTCCACGCTTCAATAAGATGAAGGGTATGGGTCAAATTATTGCCTATTCTGTTCGTGATGAAACACTGCATTCTAACTCAATTACTAAACTTTTTCGTACCTTTCTGCTTGAGAATGATATCGACAAGTTAAAATTAGAGGCAGAGATAAGAGAGATATGCGATGCTATGGTTCATCATGAAGATGCATTCATAGATCTTGCTTTTGAGATGGGGGACGTAGAAGGTTTAAAGGCATCTGAAGTAAAGGAGTACATCAGATACATTGCAAATCTACGGCTGAAGCAGTTAGGTTTTTCGGAGATATACGAGCAAAAAGTTAATCCTTTACTCTGGTTAGAGGCAGTGTTGAATACGGTCGAGCACACCAACTTTTTTGAAAATAAAGCTACTGAATACTCTAAAGCTGCAACAAAGGGTACTTGGGATGAGGCGTTCAATTTTAGTGATGCATAA
- the nusA gene encoding transcription termination factor NusA — MESINSVAEKEGLNPDTLFRAIGIELAHEIGKRQYGDHKIFVEIDKKNGEIIVSKRLLVVEDSDKAHMLEQLEMATEESTDSSSSFAVQEKIHYDGVIDLSTARLKYPDVEHKAGDIITERLPSFSSGYIIAKVMKAKLERLITSLVREKQYHCYKGRVGEIVTGIVKKSIDFKAGSRSIIVDIAGVEGLLPYSSLVKGESFRPGERVKCVIQKVEYSVVRPQILLSRSSGSFVAQLFAQQVPEIYDRVVEIKKVARDAGSRSKVAVFSSDRNIDPVGACIGMGGSRINAVVNELHGEKIDVVEYSNDTATFLANALKPIRPVKITVNEEAKKVGLVVPDESVSLVIGRGGQNIYLLSSLLGYRVEVLSEAEVSKKKMEEFISGTARFVEALNVEEVIAQLLVTEGFSTVEEIADCNTSRLAFIEGFDEDIAEEIRSRAVEYVNEQPKRVQALLEKYKANPDMLALSGFDTELLELLFSSGLTDLEKVAELSSDELKEVIGDNRFAVPLLEQLIIRSREILGWL; from the coding sequence GTGGAATCCATAAATTCTGTTGCAGAAAAAGAAGGACTCAATCCTGATACTTTGTTTCGCGCGATAGGAATCGAGTTAGCACATGAAATAGGAAAAAGGCAGTATGGCGACCATAAGATTTTTGTTGAGATAGACAAAAAAAATGGCGAGATAATTGTATCAAAGCGACTTCTTGTAGTCGAAGATTCTGATAAGGCTCATATGCTTGAGCAGCTGGAGATGGCTACTGAAGAATCCACTGATTCGTCTTCATCATTTGCTGTACAAGAGAAGATTCACTATGATGGTGTGATCGATCTCTCGACTGCAAGGCTCAAATACCCGGATGTTGAACATAAAGCTGGTGATATAATCACAGAACGTTTACCTTCATTTTCTTCTGGATACATAATTGCTAAGGTCATGAAGGCAAAGCTTGAGCGCCTCATTACATCCTTAGTAAGGGAAAAGCAATACCACTGCTACAAAGGCAGAGTTGGAGAGATTGTTACCGGCATTGTGAAAAAATCTATCGACTTTAAGGCTGGTAGTAGGAGCATCATCGTCGATATCGCAGGAGTGGAAGGCCTCTTACCTTATTCGTCATTAGTGAAGGGCGAGAGTTTTAGGCCCGGTGAAAGAGTTAAATGTGTGATACAAAAAGTTGAATATTCAGTCGTCAGACCTCAAATTCTACTCTCTAGGTCCAGCGGCAGTTTTGTTGCTCAGCTTTTTGCCCAGCAAGTACCAGAAATATATGATCGTGTAGTGGAAATAAAAAAAGTTGCCAGAGATGCTGGTTCTAGAAGCAAGGTTGCTGTTTTTTCGTCAGATAGAAACATAGATCCAGTTGGAGCGTGTATTGGTATGGGTGGAAGCAGGATAAACGCCGTGGTGAACGAGTTGCATGGAGAAAAGATAGATGTAGTTGAATATTCGAATGACACTGCCACCTTTCTGGCTAATGCTCTTAAACCAATTAGACCGGTTAAAATCACTGTAAATGAAGAAGCGAAGAAAGTAGGATTAGTTGTTCCTGATGAAAGTGTCAGCCTTGTCATAGGGCGCGGTGGACAGAATATATACTTATTATCTTCTCTTCTTGGATATCGTGTAGAGGTACTCAGTGAAGCTGAAGTTTCCAAAAAGAAAATGGAAGAGTTCATCTCGGGAACGGCGCGCTTTGTAGAAGCTTTAAATGTCGAAGAAGTAATAGCTCAGCTATTGGTTACTGAGGGATTTTCAACGGTTGAAGAAATTGCTGACTGCAATACATCAAGACTAGCATTTATTGAGGGATTTGATGAGGATATCGCTGAAGAGATAAGGAGCAGGGCAGTTGAATATGTAAATGAACAACCTAAAAGAGTCCAAGCATTGTTAGAAAAGTATAAAGCAAATCCGGATATGCTTGCCCTTTCAGGCTTTGACACGGAATTGCTTGAACTGCTTTTCTCATCTGGACTGACAGATCTTGAAAAGGTTGCCGAGTTGTCTTCTGATGAATTAAAAGAGGTTATCGGAGATAATAGATTTGCTGTGCCGTTGCTAGAACAGCTTATCATCAGATCAAGGGAAATTCTGGGGTGGTTGTAG